The proteins below come from a single Verrucomicrobiia bacterium genomic window:
- the ptsP gene encoding phosphoenolpyruvate--protein phosphotransferase gives MSLDFSFSCPLPNGVHARPASALEEVARGFSSEVTLLNQRTGQSANAKSILSLVGADIRFSDPCLLKVAGMDEQRAMAVLGSFIRNTLPRQEATVPATPAADGEWRVPPCLARSGTTLRRGVPMVPGIAHGAIVRVAGFTLPDGLATDGVQDVEKEQQRIARGLEELIEWYSRRAAIAGRTVETELLIAHRAFARDEEFRACLFEAVAKRRRTAAGAIADAESHFSQLFWASDNPLLRERALDIKDVCSQLLQRVYVSAVAHRSLTLSQDSIVVADALTPCQFLALDPCLVRGLVLAETGTTSHTVILARSFGIPTLTNVERVDASLADHCEAVLDADLGVLVTKLTHTARRYYAMERERLDGREAVLRGFSVRPARTLDGHPIEMAANIATVEEAERAFVSGAEGIGLFRTEMLFLDRVSPPDEAEQFQIYHRVLETADGRPVIIRTMDIGGDKPLAYLNLALEQNPFLGYRAVRMYPGFEDLFRTQIRALVRASAHGPLRVMIPMVAAMEEVLWVKQVISEEQERCLAEGKRFDREMRLGVMLEVPSSAFIIQDLSEQVDFFSIGSNDLLQYFMAVDRTNAQVATLYNPLQPAFLRLLNEIASKARAHGKWIGLCGEMGGLKRALPLLVGLGINEVSVSAPFIAGLKAELARFEKSECERLLAEALRCRTVAEVTALLEDFFVQHSAPLLAEDLVVVDVDALTKEEAIKRAVDLLYITGRTEQPRALEAAVWERENSYSTGFGHGFAIPHCKTTSIQANSLVLLRLRQPVEWGSTDDKPVQTLMLIVIRDLDGASAHMKIISSLARQIMHEEFRQSIEQAPDAAALCAVLNGRLPRA, from the coding sequence ATGGCTGTGCTCGGCTCATTCATCCGCAATACGCTCCCCCGCCAGGAGGCCACCGTCCCGGCAACGCCCGCGGCGGATGGCGAATGGCGCGTCCCGCCCTGCCTGGCTCGCAGCGGCACGACGCTGCGCCGCGGCGTTCCGATGGTTCCCGGGATCGCGCATGGCGCGATCGTGCGCGTCGCGGGCTTCACCCTGCCCGATGGACTGGCAACCGATGGAGTGCAGGACGTCGAGAAGGAACAGCAACGGATTGCCCGCGGACTCGAAGAACTGATCGAATGGTACAGCCGCCGTGCCGCAATCGCGGGCCGGACAGTTGAAACCGAGCTGCTGATCGCACACCGCGCCTTTGCGCGCGACGAGGAATTCCGCGCCTGCCTCTTCGAAGCCGTTGCGAAACGCCGCCGCACGGCTGCGGGAGCCATCGCGGATGCCGAATCGCATTTCTCGCAATTGTTCTGGGCCAGTGACAATCCGCTGCTGCGGGAGCGCGCGCTGGACATCAAGGACGTCTGCAGCCAGTTGCTGCAACGCGTGTATGTAAGCGCCGTTGCGCATCGTTCACTCACGTTGTCGCAGGATTCCATTGTCGTCGCCGACGCGTTGACCCCCTGCCAGTTTCTCGCCCTGGATCCGTGCCTCGTGCGCGGCCTTGTGCTCGCTGAAACGGGAACGACTTCGCACACTGTGATCCTGGCGCGCTCGTTTGGAATCCCGACTTTGACCAATGTTGAACGCGTGGACGCGAGCCTTGCTGATCATTGCGAAGCGGTTCTGGATGCCGACCTCGGCGTGCTTGTCACGAAGCTGACACACACGGCGCGGCGCTACTATGCGATGGAACGGGAGCGTCTCGATGGGCGTGAAGCGGTGCTGCGGGGGTTCAGCGTGCGCCCCGCCAGGACGCTTGACGGACATCCGATCGAAATGGCCGCGAACATTGCGACTGTTGAAGAAGCCGAGCGGGCGTTTGTCTCGGGAGCAGAAGGCATCGGCCTGTTCCGAACTGAGATGCTCTTCCTGGACCGGGTCAGTCCGCCCGATGAAGCGGAACAGTTTCAAATTTATCATCGCGTGCTGGAAACCGCTGATGGCCGTCCAGTTATTATTCGTACGATGGATATTGGCGGCGACAAGCCGCTGGCCTATCTGAACCTGGCACTCGAGCAGAATCCTTTTCTCGGCTATCGCGCGGTGCGGATGTATCCAGGATTTGAAGACCTGTTCCGCACGCAGATTCGCGCCCTGGTGCGCGCGTCCGCGCATGGCCCCCTGCGGGTGATGATTCCTATGGTCGCGGCGATGGAAGAAGTTCTTTGGGTGAAGCAGGTTATTTCCGAGGAACAGGAGCGGTGCCTCGCTGAAGGAAAACGCTTCGATCGGGAAATGCGGCTGGGCGTGATGCTCGAGGTTCCCTCATCCGCTTTCATCATCCAGGATCTCAGCGAGCAGGTTGATTTCTTCAGCATCGGTTCCAACGACCTGCTGCAGTATTTCATGGCGGTCGATCGAACGAATGCGCAGGTGGCGACCCTTTACAATCCGCTCCAGCCCGCCTTTCTGCGCCTGCTCAACGAAATCGCCAGCAAGGCACGAGCCCACGGGAAATGGATTGGCCTGTGCGGGGAAATGGGTGGCTTGAAACGTGCCCTGCCGTTGCTGGTCGGGCTCGGTATCAACGAGGTCAGCGTGTCGGCCCCTTTCATCGCCGGGCTCAAGGCGGAACTCGCTCGCTTTGAAAAATCGGAATGCGAACGGTTGCTCGCCGAAGCATTGCGATGCCGCACGGTTGCGGAAGTCACTGCCTTGCTGGAGGATTTTTTTGTGCAGCACTCCGCGCCGTTGCTCGCGGAGGACCTTGTCGTGGTGGACGTCGATGCGCTGACGAAGGAGGAGGCGATCAAGCGTGCGGTCGACCTGTTGTATATTACCGGGCGCACCGAACAACCCCGTGCGCTGGAAGCTGCAGTGTGGGAGCGGGAGAACAGCTATTCCACAGGGTTTGGCCACGGCTTTGCCATTCCGCACTGCAAGACCACCAGCATCCAGGCCAATTCACTCGTGCTCCTGCGCCTGCGGCAGCCCGTGGAATGGGGATCTACTGACGACAAACCCGTGCAGACGCTGATGCTGATTGTAATCCGTGACCTGGACGGCGCCTCCGCACACATGAAGATCATTTCGTCGCTCGCGCGCCAGATCATGCACGAGGAATTCCGGCAAAGCATCGAGCAGGCGCCTGATGCCGCCGCCCTTTGCGCAGTGCTGAACGGCCGATTGCCGCGCGCGTGA